The genomic interval NNNNNNNNNNNNNNNNNNNNNNNNNNNNNNNNNNNNNNNNNNNNNNNNNNNNNNNNNNNNNNNNNNNNNNNNNNNNNNNNNNNNNNNNNNNNNNNNNNNNNNNNNNNNNNNNNNNNNNNNNNNNNNNNNNNNNNNNNNNNNNNNNNNNNNNNNNNNNNNNNNNNNNNNNNNNNNNNNNNNNNNNNNNNNNNNNNNNNNNNNNNNNNNNNNNNNNNNNNNNNNNNNNNNNNNNNNNNNNNNNNNNNNNNNNNNNNNNNNNNNNNNNNNNNNNNNNNNNNNNNNNNNNNNNNNNNNNNNNNNNNNNNNNNNNNNNNNNNNNNNNNNNNNNNNNNNNNNNNNNNNNNNNNNNNNNNNNNNNNNNNNNNNNNNNNNNNNNNNNNNNNNNNNNNNNNNNNNNNNNNNNNNNNNNNNNNNNNNNNNNNNNNNNNNNNNNNNNNNNNNNNNNNNNNNNNNNNNNNNNNNNNNNNNNNNNNNNNNNNNNNNNNNNNNNNNNNNNNNNNNNNNNNNNNNNNNNNNNNNNNNNNNNNNNNNNNNNNNNNNNNNNNNNNNNNNNNNNNNNNNNNNNNNNNNNNNNNNNNNNNNNNNNNNNNNNNNNNNNNNNNNNNNNNNNNNNNNNNNNNNNNNNNNNNNNNNNNNNNNNNNNNNNNNNNNNNNNNNNNNNNNNNNNNNNNNNNNNNNNNNNNNNNNNNNNNNNNNNNNNNNNNNNNNNNNNNNNNNNNNNNNNNNNNNNNNNNNNNNNNNNNNNNNNNNNNNNNNNNNNNNNNNNNNNNNNNNNNNNNNNNNNNNNNNNNNNNNNNNNNNNNNNNNTCCATTTGATCAGGATATGCTTTGGCGCAGGATACCATCTCTTGTCAGTTTTCCGTCTATAGAGAGTGGACgtgcaactgagctggtattTCCTCATACCTTTTTTCTCcctttttttccttttaccTTTCACCTTAATAGCAGGCagtgcattcgcagaggcaccaCCTCTGTGTacgttcatgggcagtggagttcgctcaccatcaggtgaacccccagctcagatgcccgcccatggcataaaaaaaacaacaaaagaaaAGTGTTAAAGGCGAATTTCCCATATGAAAAGTTCCAACCTGCGTTCTCATTTGCGTTAATTCAGTACGAATATAACGTTACAGAATTGGCGGAAGTGGAGGAGTTCCGCGCGTACGTGCGCTACGCGAACATCGTCACGCGGAAGGAGTCGAGGGACGCGCTGCAGAGGATCGTGGATGACCCTGAGGTGACTGTCTTTGCTACTACGAGGTCTACTATCTCCGTGAGATAGTAGGAGCTTCTTCATCCTAGTCTTTGTCGTATTGTCTCGTATGATCTTTCAGTATCTTTCGATTTGCGTAGGCNNNNNNNNNNNNNNNNNNNNNNNNNNNNNNNNNNNNNNNNNTAAATTATTTTGAGATTTCTGCGAGGTGTATGTCTATAAATCTGATGAACCCAGCTTAATTATCCTGGTTCGTAGACTATGCGATCTTGGGGGCAATGGTagccaaataaaaacaatatataaatttagttctACTCCACAGACTGGTCAGACAATTTTCGAACGCAAAGTTAGCAAAGCAAGGTTCAAAATTGAACTGTCCTCGAATTTCTAAATAAGGAACTAACCTAACCTGCCCCCAGCTCGCGGAACGGCTCGACACGGCCGGCCACGGGTTCCGTCTCGCCGTCAAGTACTACCTGCCGAAGTTGCTGCTGACGCCGGTGTCGCACGTTTTCCTCTACCACAGCTACGTGCTGGCGCTACTGCAAATAGCGCCGACCAGTGATGACAGGGAGAGCTTTAAGCAGGTGAGCAAgagatgaaaaaaataattgtagaataaaaaaaaaaaaaaaacaaagtgcAAACTACCCCCAATGTACAGAAAATTGGCCTGATTCACCCTAGGACTCAAAACAgaaaacacatatttataataagtttattttagtttagtttcAAATAGATGACCTTAGTACCTGCAAAGTACTACTTGAAACCTAAAACACCGGCACCTTTAACGccgataataaaatgaaagttaaCCGGAAAAAATCCATATATCCcaactacataataatattaaaaatacgagTAACTCTATATGTCTGTCTCTCGCTTCTACGCCTACGCCTAAATCATTGAACCCATTTTGATAAAGTTTTGGGACCAAAATAATGTCCTGTACTATGTGATTGCttcataaatgtatgttttcaGTTGCAGAACTCAAAGaaacattcataataattttctctttACAGGTGGAATGTAATCTACAtccaataaagaaattattaacgAAAGCATTAGGAAATGGACCAAAAATGTGAGTGTCTCttcaatttcaattgataaataatttaattattctatgccattgcattttttattcgtatgAACGCTCATCAAATAGTATCTTCTtagattcctattttatccaGGATGtgatcaaaaataaatgactatGATTTTCTATTCTCCAATATAGACATCATTGTAGGTTTTCCAAAAATAGCTGCAATAATGTCTATATTCTtagtgttattaaaaattataactgagaacattgattaaaatatggCTGTGATGTCAAATATTGTTTCTGATTTGTTCTATGCATTTGACAGTGTTGACCATGACAAAGTATTGGGTGATTGCAATTAGACTCGTGTGGCTCAAATAAGAATTACTTATCGAATGGAAGACAATGTGCAGAAATCTCACCATTAAACCATAAGcataaaatgatattgtttatcttattatatatcatcttatgaccgcctccttggtacagtggttaacgcgtgagcttagaaccgaggggtgatggggggttcgattcccggtggggacacaaataaaaaatgtctcggtctagcaggacacagaaggctgatcacctacttgtccataaagaaaatcgatcagtgaaacagatgtataccatctgccccataccccataaGGGGACACGGGAGTTCACTTTATATCATCTTATGAGTACTATACATGTGGTGTGCCGCAAGGAAGCACGTTGGGACCTTTGCTATTTCTAGTTCATATTAATGATGTACCAAACGCGacgtattataatagttattcgATGatgacatacatatatttgatctataattttttctcgATTTTCCAGCGACACAGCAATACGCGGCGCCGCGAGAGCGAGACGGCAGCTCGCGATAGAGAAGTGCAACGAGCTCGGCAAGATCATAGACAACTGGGACACGCGCGACGTGCCGCAGTGCTGCAACGAGTTCTATAGGGGTGAtgataatctattttaaaagaatggATATTATTTGATCACgtggcgggattcgaacccgcgccTTTTTGTCGAACCGTAGCAACGAAATCGAAGCCTAGCCTCTTGGCCACCcgtgattattttttctactctTCTACTCTTCTATTCTATCGGTTTAGACACCCCAGGGtagatgataataataatagtaactaGTAGAAAACAATAATAGCTTTAAAAGAAGAGCCTGAAGAAGTTTTCTATTTGAATTTCCTTGCTTTACGTGAATCTTACCAAAAGCACTTCATTACTAACCTAACCTACCCAAAGATCTTTATCAACACAGATTCCTAtatcaaatttgtatttgtttgccGATTAActaattgctttaaataatataaatgatataatttcagAGGACACTCTGTCGAAGCTCGGCCCGGGCAAGCGCGTGGCGGAGCGGCGCGCTTTTTTATTCGACGGCCTGCTGTTGCTCTGCAAGCCCATCACCAGCATTGTGAGTGTGTCCTCGCTTCGGATAGGAATATACTAGCTGCCGCCCGCGGGTGCGCTCGCGTGGCTAAAGGGATTTTTTATGAGCGGGCTACTGAGCTAAGAAGTCTAATTCATAGACCCGATTCCTTTTTATCATCCTCCTCAGACCATTCCTTgcttccagtcgtcaatccattCCTCATTCCTCACCCCTTGAAAGCGGACGGCGCATTCTCGGAACGGCACTACCTCCTTcctgctctgttcacgggcggtggtgatcgcttaccatcaggcaaacaaccagctcagttgcccgctattacataaaaaaaacatgttaataAACTAACAGACTCGAGCAGGATAGTAGTGTGGTGCCTAAAATGCTCGATGACTATTTGTTCAGGTGACTGTGAACAGCAGCACAGCGGCGGGCGGACCGCCGCAGCTGAAGCTGAAGGAGAAGCTGCACATTAGGAAATTGGAGATCGTGGACCGGCCCGACTGTGAGGGTGAGTGGGTGTGCGCGGCGTGAGCTTCGCccgtatgtttgtatgtgacCGAtccctttagactcgattttgacccacgtCAAACGGTCTCCAACTATCTCTGTCGTGACCTTATGACACTGAGTGaaatatatctacactaatattataaagaggaaaaatttgtattttcgtttgtttgttcgtaATGGATAAACAATTACAAAGCTACAAcatcgctgagtgacataggttataaatgtaccacgggcgaagccggggcttACTGCTAGTTTTTAATAGTAGCCTTCCTGTAATAGATGATCATCTGATGAAgttcattgaaaaattttgtgtaaacACATAAGAAAGCATCAAgagaaaaatgataaattaattttaattcctttCGGTATTATCATTACACCATTTCGTTCGtgcaaattatgtttttttttgctttttattttattctcgaAAAAAATGTTCTTCCTTTCTCTGTTCCTTCTATTTTTCTATTGCCTGTCTGTATGCGAAACaactttttcaaattatctCCCACTCCCACAGAGCTAGGCAACCTGCTGGAGCTGGTCCCACGCGTGGGCGCACCGGTGGCGTTGGCGGCCGGCTCCCGGGCGGAGAAGCGAGCGTGGATGAGTGACCTCGTCATGTTGAACACTAAGCCCATGCTGGACAGGAGTCTGGACAGGTGAGTGAGGAGGGTGGGGGGGGAGGACtgacttcaaataaaaaaaaggtcaaGTGCGAGTAGGACTTGTGACTGGTGAGGGTTTCGTACAAGTAAACTGGAGCAACTGCAAAAAATTAgttacccatccaatttataacCGTGCCAACCTTTGCCTAAcctttgctttatttttcttgtctaagaaataaattatctccGTATATTTCAGCTGTCTCATAACTACGGTTTATTTGATATAGCCTGGTGTCTcagtaacaataaatacatcacAATATGATCGATTCtgttttacacaaaaaataccacGAGTTTTGCTTAGTTGCTTCCTAAATGGTCCCATCTAGGGCCCCCAGACCCATCTAGGGGTTTCGAACGGGAGAAGGAGGTGGAGCCCTGTTATGAATTAGTATTTACTTCACAGGTATAGTAGCGCTACTTTTGATCTTAAACCAGTATCTGAGGATTCTATTGTAAAAGCTTTACAAGAATTNNNNNNNNNNNNNNNNNNNNNNNNNNNNNNNNNNNNNNNNNNNNNNNNNNNNNNNNNNNNNNNNNNNNNNNNNNNNNNNNNNNNNNNNNNNNNNNNNNNNNNNNNNNNNNNNNNNNNNNNNNNNNNNNNNNNNNNNNNNNNNNNNNNNNNNNNNNNNNNNNNNNNNNNNNNNNNNNNNNNNNNNNNNNNNNNNNNNNNNNNNNNNNNNNNNNNNNNNNNNNNNNNNNNNNNNNNNNNNNNNNNNNNNNNNNNNNNNNNNNNNNNNNNNNNNNNNNNNNNNNNNNNNNNNNNNNNNNNNNNNNNNNNNNNNNNNNNNNNNNNNNNNNNNNNNNNNNNNNNNNNNNNNNNNNNNNNNNNNNNNNNNNNNNNNNNNNNNNNNNNNNNNNNNNNNNNNNNNNNNNNNNNNNNNNNNNNNNNNNNNNNNNNNNNNNNNNNNNNNNNNNNNNNNNNNNNNNNNNNNNNNNNNNNNNNNNNNNNNNNNNNNNNNNNNNNNNNNNNNNNNNNNNNNNNNNNNNNNNNNNNNNNNNNNNNNNNNNNNNNNNNNNNNNNNNNNNNNNNNNNNNNNNNNNNNNNNNNNNNNNNNNNNNNNNNNNNNNNNNNNNNNNNNNNNNNNNNNNNNNNNNNNNNNNNNNNNNNNNNNNNNNNNNNNNNNNNNNNNNNNNNNNNNNNNNNNNNNNNNNNNNNNNNNNNNNNNNNNNNNNNNNNNNNNNNNNNNNNNNNNNNNNNNNNNNNNNNNNNNNNNNNNNNNNNNNNNNNNNNNNNNNNNNNNNNNNNNNNNNNNNNNNNNNNNNNNNNNNNNNNNNNNNNNNNNNNNNNNNNNNNNNNNNNNNNNNNNNNNNNNNNNNNNNNNNNNNNNNNNNNNNNNNNNNNNNNNNNNNNNNNNNNNNNNNNNNNNNNNNNNNNNNNNNNNNNNNNNNNNNNNNNNNNNNNNNNNNNNNNNNNNNNNNNNNNNNNNNNNNNNNNNNNNNNNNNNNNNNNNNNNNNNNNNNNNNNNNNNNNNACGCATATTACTCCGTACTTGGTAGAAGGTAGGTGCCTAAAAATGGAAAGTCGTAGGAGGTTACACCTCGCGTCACTTGTTTTTGGAGTAGTTTTGACGAAAGCACCTAAATATCTATATGGCAAGCTAACATGGATGGGGGACGGGAGCGATTATGATACCCGTTCTTCCTTTTCTAAATTAGCCATTCCGAGGAGTTCAACAGCTGCTTTCCGGGGAAGTTTTAAGTATTCTGCAACCAAGTGTTGGAACAATATTCCACCTCCAATATTAAACTCCAAGTCATTGAAGATTttcaaatctaaatataaacaatatttattatctatttgtctgtttattaatcttttatgtattattatagaacattttatttatttatttatataaatctatcagttatatgtatttatataattaatatgtatttgaatacGTCTGCCGCTCCAACTGTCACAGAGGGgggccactgaaaatcagtgtggCAACTGCGTTGCTGCGTAGGCTGAGTGGCTACCCCATTTGGCTCCACTTTAtgtttcttgtttttatatttatttctattttctttgtttaattgttttttttttgtataagcttttttattgtgattgtttgtgttcattattgtattgttttgtaagtttattgtttttttatttttttttaattgtggagtcaaataaatgtttctttctttctttctttctttctttctttcttattttttttttcatcttcaGCATACTACTAGAGTTGGAAAAGCGGCACCCTTTGAAGTTGCCGCCGGTGTCGCTCTACCGTTTCGCGGAGCCCGACTCGCCCGACAATATCGTGCTAGAAGAGAGGGCTGGTCCGACGCCCTTGATAAAGGTAAAGAATCCTAACTTATCGCTCCCCTTAGGGCACTACTTTCATACAAATCGAGCTGGATCTAAAACTAGATAAATCATACGACATAttttcgtttcttttttttattatgtaatagcgggcaattgaACTCGTGGGtcatctgatggtaagcaatcaccaccacccatgaacagaACAGAGGTAGTTTCTGTGCTGATACGTTTCCCGCTTTTAGgagtaagggataagaaaaggttTGATGGCTGGAAAGaggaaatggactgggaagggtgaggagaaGGAGATGGACCTCCGACCTCCTCACACGCCATATGAAACACAGTAGggtgctactatttcacgacAGTCTTTCGCGGGGTGTCGTACTCCCCCAGTGCGAGCAgacccaattcgtaccgaagcgtacttgactcccacatacaaaatgtttctTCCAGGGCGCTACGCTCCTGAAGCTAGTGGAGCGCCTCACGTACCACATATACGCCGACCTGAACCTGGTGCGCACGTTCCTCACCACCTACCGCTCGTTCTGCTCGCCGGCCGAGCTGCTGGCGCTGCTGGTGGAGAGGTTCCGCATACCGGAGCCGAGCGACGTGTACGACGCGCCGAGGACGTGTGAGTGTACACGTATAAAAGCACACACGTacagacacacacacgtaTACGCGCACGCACATATAGACACGCATACGCAAATGCGCACGCACAGAAATGTAAGAGTGTATGAGTACGCACACGCCCACTCATACGCTCTAACATGCGAACATCGAAACACACCTGTAACGTACACACGTATAAGCATGTACACACATTGACAAACATTGCACGTTTTCGTTGATCCATGCGATCAGATACAAACTCCAATGTACACACACAcgtttaagttatttttaaatatgaaaaaaaattacacacaaacacaatCCTGTAGGGTTACCGTGACATCTTAAAGCaatactaattccagtgtgtgAAAAAGACAGAGCTATATAGGTCGTCTGTTGTCATCGCTTTCCCACACATAGAATTAGTAACGCTTTAAGACGTCACCTTAACCCTTCTGTAAATTATCACATACAGTAAAGcaagtattataatagtatgtaAAGCGATATcttctatattaataagtaataatagtGATAATTTACACTGTTACGCACATAAAcatgcacacacacacacacgtacaCATGCACACTATTTTTCTTATAGtacatatgatataatttacaatatatgaaatgagtaggatatacttttttatttgtgtgtaaACGTTTGCGCACGCAAGTCCCAAGGATCAAGACGCCTAAAAAGGACATCAGTCCGCAAGCGTCGCTCATGGATCTCGATCTGGATATcggtaatgtatatttattgtaaaggaaatctagttatttttaaattattcatatatttcggTGTGAATGTTTTAGTATGAAATGTCAGATATGTgaaatgtacttatttttttatgtgggagAGGGAGAAAGACAGTCGGACAGATAGAGTCATTTATTATGGTTAATATACtagagatttaatttttagttttatagcattgaaatgctttctaaatgagaaattttgaaagaatagaaaaaaatttataacgaggcgggattcgaacccgcgtcttttagCCAAAcagtagcaacgcctagcctctcggccacccttGATCCCTCCGGTTCTTCTCCTCGGTTTTAAGTACCTAAggtcatctcaatagatggcgcggaTCGTCAAACTTAAATGTTGACATGTcaaatacctatataaaatatattgcagttcaaaaatgtatttatccaATTGCCAATGTGTACCGGATTgacgtatttaaaatgttaccaTGTcaagcaaaaattaaaattcaataatttctttttcagCGGAGTGCGTGGAAGAGATGTCGGCGAGCAGTGACGCCGAGAAGTTGAGCAAGAACACGGCGCGGGAGGACTGGAAGCGGTACCGGAAGGAGTTCCAGCAGCCGGTCAAGTTTCGGTCAGTTTTCGGGATGGAGGGGGAGGGGGGGAGAGGGTTACTTTCGGAGATGGATTCGCGACTTTCGGATGTTTGTGTTGTGTCGGAATGATGAATAACGTATTCAACTATCGAATAGACCATCCGGGACGCTGTCAGCTGGCCTAAGTGCCAGAGGTTAACacccgacttcaaaaaaacacTTGAAACTCTCAAATTGGGccttataacataaattccctatcaaacagaaaaagaatcacgtcacCCGGTTGAAAACCTGCGGAGTTACCGagtcacaaaataaaaatcctaAATAGagtacagtcgaattgaaaatctctaatttttttttttgatgtcatttcaaaacacacacacacattatcAGCTAGTGGTCCAACCTAAGCTAAAAGGCAAATATATATCTGTCCACAGTGTGATAAACGTGCTGAGGCATTGGGTGGACCAGCATTTCTACGACTTCGAGCGCGACCCGGCGTTGCTCGACAAACTGAAGGAGTTCCTCGAATCGGTGGACGGGAAACCTATGAAGAAGTGGGTGCAGAGCGTGCTCAAGATTGTGCAGAGGAAGgtgattatttcaaaaaaccaGGAAAATTTTTGGTCTGTGTATCGCATGTCGCGTGACGGTCGGCGGCGGAGTAGGGATAGAGTAAAGTGAAGTCAGAGCAGCCGAAGCCAATATGGCGGCGTCTATAGTTCCATCGGCTGACCATGTGaaaaagtttcacttcaacCGTGGTTTCATAAAATCACACAAtccttttttcattaatattatttattattatatattctgcAATTTCTACTTCAAAGTTTgaaaggatgtgtatgtgtttgttgctctttcacgcaaaaactgctgaaccgattgcaatgaaatttggtacgtagacagctggacaactggaataacatataggcaactttttatcccaatattcctcgggatatggacttatgcgggtgaaaccgcggggcgcagcttgttaaacataaatatttataaatatgaggTATAAAACACCTACCTATGTATTCtattatttggtttttttgtttggttgcctggaagagatggcTCTGTAGTCATACGGtcgcctattgtgcaatttgtatttttattatgtacgttgtattatttatttttggtgtGTCCAATATAGTATCATTTCATCCGTTCACTGGTTTctgatgatttatttatccaaaCAAAGTTTCACATGTACAATATTACCGTGATTATTTCCAATGACCCTATATGTCGGTGCGCAGAGCGCGgggggcggcggcgcgggggtggggggcggcggcgcgggggcggggggcggcggcgggggcgcggggggcggCGGGGGCGAGGCGGAGGGCGTGGCGCACGTGTTCGACCGGCTGCCGCCCGCGCCGTGCCGCCACCTCGCCGAGCCGGAGCGCTTCCGCTGGCACCCGCTCGCGCTGCACCCGCTCGAGCTCGCGCGACAGCTCACGCTGCTCGAGTTCCAGCTCTACCGGCAGGTGGGTGTCACACCTGGGAAGGGGGGGGACCGGGTTTtgggtgtgtttgttttaagcGGTCAAACTCCTCCGGTGGATGGGTGTGAGGGGAGGGGATGTAAACAGCGGTAATGGATGACGCTGCTCCCGGTTGCAGCTCCACCAACAGGTGGATATATATGTCGTTTTTCGATTTTGGGTGGCGTTGGTCCCTGTACTAGCTCTACCGACATGAGGTAGTACCGTCAGAATCTTGGGGCaacttttgaataaaatattaataataatcaccCTGTAACATGGATACATcgtaaaaaaacttatttaatattttcaggtAAAACCTTCGGAACTAGTTGGGGCCGTGTGGACGAAAAAGGACAAAGAGAAGACCAGCCCAAATTTACTGAAGATCATCAAACATACGACGAATGTAAGTAGCATTCCCAAATCGATGCAGGTTTCCGATTCTCTTTTGATTTCTGCTAatcatttttgaattattttctatttacggGCTTTATGAAGATAACCCAGTAGAaatgttaattgaaattttttaactaaTGTTCACAAAAATGAAGGAGATTCTTAATTCgatatttttgctttttatcaAATGTTAAAGGGTAGCCTTTTGTTTAACTAAGaaatgttatatgaaaatatataataaagaatattaaaaaaaacatgtaggAGTCGAAAGCCTCAGACTAAAACCCATTTATCGAGTTTACGTTTATCAAAGAAACTTCCAGTGAACgcatttgtatataatacaaaacaagtGGTATAATACTATGTTATCTGTTATACTGCGTACGAAAGATGCGATAGAACAATTTTCATCCCAAGAACTCTATAACTAAAACCCCCCTCACTTATTGTGTTTTCCTTATCTCTATCTACTACGCGGGCGGAAAGCCAGTAACCGAACGACATTCCCACTTCCCAGTTCACCCGCTGGATGGAGAAGTGGATAGTGGAGTCAGAGAACGTGGAGGAGCGGGCCGGCGTCGTCTGCCGCTTCCTCGAGCTGGCCATCTGCCTGCGCGACCTGAACAACTTCAACGGCGTGCTGGCCGTCGTCGCCGCCTGCGGCAGCGCCAGCGTGCACCGCCTCAGGAACACCTTCCAGGTGACTGACAGATACCCGCCAGGTGACGGACTAACAACGATCAGGTGACTGACAGATACCTTCCAGGTAACTGACAGATACCTGCCAGGTGATTGACAAACATCTTCTAGGTGACTAAAAAACACCTTCCAGATGACTGACGTACCTGCCAGATGACTGACAGATACCTGCCAAGTGATATAACGTAAGAGTGGTGTAGTTGAAGGGTGTGTTTAATGTGATTGATAGATGGGAAGTTAATAATGTTCACAAAAAGCAAAGTTCGCCATTCCCTGATAAAACTGGAAGAACTGTGGGGAAGAGATTAAAAGGTGTGcttaaattcaaactcaaaacttTATTCTGCTGGTGGTGTCGCTGCTGGTGGGACGAGATCGGTTTCGAGTCGGCTCCAAATCCATATGCCCATAACATTGGGCACCTTTAGCATAGATCGTAGCATACTAAATATACACAAACCCCACACAGCTGGTGCCGCTGCGGCTGCTGCGCTCGCTGGAGCAGTTCCGCGCGCTCAACTCGGACCACTTCAAGCGCTACCAGGAGCGCCTGCGCAGCATCAACCCGCCCTGCGTGCCCTTCTGCGGCATCTACCTCACCAACATACTGCACATCGAGGAGGGCAACCTGGGTGAGCGCGCGCACCACGCGCACCCCACGCACCACACAcactacacacacacacaccacacacacacacacacacaccacacacgcgcacacaccacacacgcacacgcacatgtacacgcacacacacgcacacgcacacacacacacacacacgcgcacacacacacacactatgCAATCCACAATTCACAACTTGAGATGTATTGtaatcaatttgaaaatatctcATCTGTATagtaacaatttaattcataaattatgcGTTAATACAGTTGGTTAGGATgtaagtgtgtttgttactctttcacgcaaaaactactgaaccgattgcaatgaaatctggtacgtacatagctggacaactggattaacatataggaaactttttattcctacgggatacaaacttacgcgcatgaaaccgcggggcgcaactagtcaATCTATAACAACAATGAACTCCTTCCAGACTACCTCCCCAACTCGCAACTGATAAACTTCTCGAAGAGGAGAAAAGTGGCGGAGATAACGGGCGAGATACAACAATACCAGAATCAGCCCTACTGCCTCACCGTGGAGCCGCGCACGAGGGTAAGCTTACGGAATTGGGTCAAGCGCGAGTTGGGTTCAAtagtgaaagattttttgtgtACGTACGTACGCACGTACACGCAAACCCGCAAGCGTGGGAGGACCATTTGAAAACTGTTTTTGAAGTGatacttctttagaatcgttgtgatttcctga from Zerene cesonia ecotype Mississippi unplaced genomic scaffold, Zerene_cesonia_1.1 Zces_u001, whole genome shotgun sequence carries:
- the LOC119838099 gene encoding protein son of sevenless, with protein sequence MLPTVEESRGYDFQDPENVGKWKGLFLNSFRKILENLHPTLTAEESALEFVESLCLRLLSMLCAIPAPVTIQDVEERVARTFPNPLDRWALLEARDVQKRRKLLLPVEKLHHLLQKEVLPHKIDVSVTSFMIAILEYISTDVLRLSGTFVKEISQKSGYQVIESGDIKTAMCADKFQPAFSFALIQYEYNVTELAEVEEFRAYVRYANIVTRKESRDALQRIVDDPELAERLDTAGHGFRLAVKYYLPKLLLTPVSHVFLYHSYVLALLQIAPTSDDRESFKQVECNLHPIKKLLTKALGNGPKIDTAIRGAARARRQLAIEKCNELGKIIDNWDTRDVPQCCNEFYREDTLSKLGPGKRVAERRAFLFDGLLLLCKPITSIVTVNSSTAAGGPPQLKLKEKLHIRKLEIVDRPDCEELGNLLELVPRVGAPVALAAGSRAEKRAWMSDLVMLNTKPMLDRSLDSILLELEKRHPLKLPPVSLYRFAEPDSPDNIVLEERAGPTPLIKGATLLKLVERLTYHIYADLNLVRTFLTTYRSFCSPAELLALLVERFRIPEPSDVYDAPRTFPRIKTPKKDISPQASLMDLDLDIAECVEEMSASSDAEKLSKNTAREDWKRYRKEFQQPVKFRVINVLRHWVDQHFYDFERDPALLDKLKEFLESVDGKPMKKWVQSVLKIVQRKSAGGGGAGGGGGGEAEGVAHVFDRLPPAPCRHLAEPERFRWHPLALHPLELARQLTLLEFQLYRQVKPSELVGAVWTKKDKEKTSPNLLKIIKHTTNFTRWMEKWIVESENVEERAGVVCRFLELAICLRDLNNFNGVLAVVAACGSASVHRLRNTFQLVPLRLLRSLEQFRALNSDHFKRYQERLRSINPPCVPFCGIYLTNILHIEEGNLDYLPNSQLINFSKRRKVAEITGEIQQYQNQPYCLTVEPRTRVSLRNWVKRELGSIVKDFLCTYVRTYTQTRNSASTMAGRGDNAPRLERPTVPELPVDKGPMAPTLLVLLQLRAPDEPYITYLELALSVATDLLLSKKASLSNRLSWPSCASELELERSSRGLVSDLSPGTSSPASSSERVGVERREERVPPLLPRHSALSGAPPELEPPPHHHLPTSDTDGERPLPSPKHHELFRSPAMSPKRSPAPPPAASPLPLERPPTFSFPSATSPTTHPQCDTSCSTPPPLPPRRRRDSAVTPTHHAGSPPSPPPLPPRPPPAPELLRPQ